A window of the Mucilaginibacter sp. cycad4 genome harbors these coding sequences:
- a CDS encoding RNA polymerase sigma-70 factor, whose protein sequence is MFNHLGSSGIGDEISTSLHQRLSLGDELAFKLFFQKNQPRLFAYIYKVVKSREIAEELVLDIFVKIWSAKEVLSEVENVDAFLYRMAVNKSLDFLRTAAREKRIQQLLNQHMLHEQATAASNHDFKEYNQHVIHCLQKLTQQQQLILNLSREEGLTHEQIADKLNLSKNTVKNHIVTALKKMREFIKHGQLSILLTISLFFIFFQI, encoded by the coding sequence TTGTTCAACCATTTGGGTTCATCCGGTATAGGTGACGAAATATCAACTTCGTTGCACCAACGTCTGTCATTGGGCGATGAGCTCGCTTTTAAGCTATTCTTCCAAAAAAACCAACCCCGGCTTTTCGCCTATATTTATAAAGTTGTCAAGTCGCGCGAAATTGCAGAAGAGCTGGTGCTTGATATTTTTGTGAAGATCTGGTCGGCCAAAGAGGTGTTAAGTGAAGTAGAAAACGTTGATGCTTTTCTTTACCGGATGGCTGTAAATAAATCACTCGACTTTTTACGGACAGCGGCGCGCGAAAAAAGAATACAACAGCTCCTTAACCAACATATGCTGCATGAGCAGGCAACTGCAGCCTCAAATCACGATTTTAAAGAATATAACCAGCATGTTATACATTGCCTGCAAAAGCTTACTCAACAGCAGCAATTGATACTCAATTTAAGCCGGGAAGAAGGGCTTACCCATGAGCAGATTGCCGACAAACTAAATCTGTCAAAAAACACGGTAAAAAATCATATTGTTACCGCTTTGAAAAAAATGCGCGAATTTATAAAGCATGGTCAGCTATCTATTTTGCTCACAATCTCTCTTTTTTTTATTTTTTTTCAGATCTGA
- a CDS encoding FecR domain-containing protein — translation MSTASVFRIKYLFQKYLDASCTAEEFAELFELMAKEDNLAEIEGLLEKLWADTEVKPGADAEGDHQEVLYNKLLEIVKKEKNVYSFQKRSSKTIIRSVAATIALLICAGLYFLNTRPKPIPLQARVAMPKPVRHVQEIRLADGSVVTLNKNSHLDYPAKFIGKTREVYLTGEAYFDVRHDPLHPFLVHTGQITTRVLGTAFNIKSTGSLIEVTVTRGKVKVSAPKKTLGIVLPNHQISYNEINNQSSINILNAKTTILWKETDLVMDHMTLKEAAAVLTERYGIKVILDNEKIGSCRFSATFLNTTGMEQVVKVLSHLNNLSYKWNGAGEVILSGSGCE, via the coding sequence ATGTCAACAGCCTCGGTTTTTCGCATAAAATACTTATTTCAAAAATACCTGGACGCCTCATGTACAGCAGAAGAGTTTGCCGAACTTTTTGAACTGATGGCCAAAGAGGATAACCTGGCAGAAATTGAAGGTTTATTGGAAAAACTATGGGCAGATACCGAAGTTAAACCTGGTGCTGACGCAGAAGGCGACCACCAGGAGGTTTTATACAATAAGCTGCTTGAGATTGTAAAAAAGGAAAAAAACGTTTACTCATTTCAAAAAAGAAGCTCCAAAACAATTATCCGTTCGGTTGCCGCTACCATTGCATTGTTAATATGCGCGGGCTTGTATTTTTTAAACACCCGGCCCAAACCAATACCCCTGCAGGCGCGGGTGGCTATGCCTAAACCAGTCCGTCATGTGCAGGAGATCAGGCTGGCCGACGGAAGCGTCGTTACATTAAATAAAAACAGTCATTTAGATTACCCGGCAAAGTTTATCGGGAAAACCCGGGAAGTGTATTTAACCGGCGAAGCCTATTTCGATGTCAGACATGATCCGCTTCACCCTTTCCTGGTACATACTGGGCAAATTACAACCCGCGTGTTAGGTACAGCATTTAATATTAAATCAACAGGCAGTTTGATTGAGGTAACGGTAACACGCGGAAAAGTTAAAGTATCTGCTCCTAAAAAAACCTTAGGCATTGTATTGCCCAATCATCAGATAAGCTATAACGAAATCAATAATCAATCTTCAATAAATATATTGAATGCCAAAACCACAATACTTTGGAAAGAGACCGACCTGGTAATGGACCATATGACCCTGAAAGAAGCCGCTGCCGTTTTAACAGAAAGGTATGGTATAAAAGTTATCCTTGATAACGAAAAGATTGGGAGCTGCCGTTTTAGCGCAACCTTCTTAAATACTACCGGGATGGAACAGGTTGTCAAAGTATTATCGCACCTGAATAATTTGAGCTATAAATGGAATGGAGCGGGTGAAGTTATACTATCAGGTTCCGGCTGTGAATAA
- a CDS encoding HopJ type III effector protein, producing the protein MKEQLADLITALKEGTVTFNEVIEFIANYYDHQPTAFKNGNIYNETTQNQGSARVFAFAQINNLSEPDTLYLFAEHYRAVLANPDSTDHQNIRQFMAYGWPGITFEGEALVLKPGQV; encoded by the coding sequence ATGAAAGAACAATTGGCTGATTTAATTACTGCCCTAAAAGAGGGTACTGTGACGTTTAATGAAGTTATCGAATTTATAGCTAATTATTACGATCATCAACCTACGGCATTTAAAAATGGCAATATTTATAACGAAACTACGCAGAACCAGGGCAGTGCCAGGGTTTTCGCTTTTGCTCAGATCAATAACCTGAGTGAGCCGGATACGCTTTATTTATTTGCTGAGCACTATAGGGCCGTATTGGCAAATCCGGATAGTACAGATCATCAGAATATCCGCCAGTTTATGGCCTATGGCTGGCCGGGAATCACGTTTGAGGGGGAGGCCCTTGTGTTGAAGCCGGGGCAGGTCTGA